DNA sequence from the Malus sylvestris chromosome 10, drMalSylv7.2, whole genome shotgun sequence genome:
ATCCACCATTCTCTTCCACTGAAGCTCAGCCACTTGACACCCCCCATCGTCTTGAACCCGATCCTCATCATCGCTATCCATGTATCTATACACCATATAACTATCAATATTCAGAGAGGCTATGATCTCGTACGGAAGCAGAGCACCCGCCGCAATGGTGGACTTACCAGCTTTCACATCGGCCAAATATTTTCCGAACCGCTCGTGATCATGCTTCAAGAACTTGTCCTTGTAAAGCTTCATGGCCACGGAAGCCACCCGATTGTAGGGAATCAACCCCCATTGAGTGGCGGACATATAAACCTCCGGCAACTCCAACGCCTTCCTCAAGGGCACCAACACCTCCTTTCTCAGCCTATCACGAACCCTGTACGCGTAATGCTCCTCCTCCAATTCCTGATACTCGATGTAAGATTCTCGCGGGAAAACCTTCTTCGCGATGCATTCGCAGATAAGAGTTGCCTGATCGAACGAGGAGTCAATTGAAGGGCACCACTTCGCGGCAAGGCTGATCTTCTTGGGCTGTTTATCCGAATTCAAGTGCTCAATGTCGGATTTCAAGCACTCCGCGAAGAGATCCGAAACCCTTTCGTGCAAGAATTGGTAATCCGGGTCGCGCTGGTACCTCTCAACCGCCTTCTTCGCCATGGCCAGAAACTTCTCCTTCCTCGAAGCCCTCACATTCTCCTTTTCCAATCGTGCCCTCTCCGCTCCGGTCAATTTTTTCACTTTCGGTACCCGAGGCTCCTTGGGCTTCTCGGTCTTTGTGCGCTTAAACCTCCCCCTGCTCAGTACACCCACCACGCTGCTCTTCCTCTCCGACCACTGGCTCTTCTGGATCGCCCTCACGTTCAGACCTTCTAGAAGCCGGTAAAGAATCTCCGGGAGGTCCTTAAAGTACCCAAACTCCGCGAAAGAGAAGAGATTGCAGGCTAGGGTTTTGGGGTGGTGGTTGTGGAGCCAAATCGCAGCCGTGTAGAAGTTCTGCTTGTCGGACTTTCCGGTGCCGCGCACGCCTCGGAGGTTGCAGATTAGTTTGAGGGTGGTTAGGGCGTCGTGGGACCAAGCCAACGGGAGCTGTTGATTGAGGTAGGATGCCGGGGTGTCGGGCACGACGTGGAAGAAGAGATCGAGGCAGGGGTTGCCTGAGGAGACGAAGGTGGGTGCGCCGTTCTCGGTGAAGCCCATCGGGGGTCTGACGGTGGTGGCTTCGCCGTAGTAATCGGCGTCAACTGGATAGCTGGAATCGGATTTAGGGGAATTTTTGAGCTCCGGAGGACCAAGAAGAAGACTTGGAGGAGCCATTGACTTGGTGATCGGGAAGTTGTTACTTAGGCACGAAGTTAGGGTTTTTGATATGCCCTTTTTTTTATACAGGGAAATTGTTACTTAGGCACCAAGTAATTTCTTAGGTGTTTGGGAAACAGTTAAGCCGTCTTTTTATAGGGAAATTGTTACTTAGGCACCAAGTAATTTCTTAGGTGTTTGGGATACAGTTAATATTGCCAGCTGGATTTTACAAAGAACTGCAAAAAAGATCATTTGAGATTTTGTTTCGTTTTCAGAGAGTTGTTTTTTAAACTACTTTAATctatgaaaataaaattattgatTGACGTCGCGTTTGAAAAGTGTGTAATTCgttgaaaactaaaatctatTATCCACAACATGCGGCTAATTGATTTGTATTTGCATCACTTGGAATCGTGTCTCCGTTTGAATGAAGAATACTTGAAATTACTCAGACAATGAGCCGAAAATTTTGAGCCGTATATAAAATCGAACTCGCATAAACTATTGTGGAAATCCTCAGTAGTTACATTAGTTACATTGGCATGTCTTGCAAATTGTAATATTACAGATCTGGGAAGCAACTGGCCTGGCTATGTACACTTCAACCCTAGAGATGAATGCCATGAACAGTGCTTAACAGTGGCAGAGCCATACGTGAATGAGATTTGATCATACAAGCATATATGCACGAGAGTATGTGTGCGATTTTGCTCGTCAATCGACAGTTCTTTTTCCGCCCTCAGTTCGCCAGAATTGGAATGCCGCAGAGTGCAGGAGCATGTTTCCCCTCTTTGAAGACAAGGTTTCCTCTTACAAATGTGGCTGCAACTCTTCCAGATAACTTGGTCCCCAAGTATGCTGAAATGCCCTATACATGGAAAAGGTAACACGTGAGAGTAAAACACTTGCTCAACGCGATGAACTCCGAATTAGGTTGAATGGATAGAGGTTCTTAAAAATGTGATCAAGGAATATTGTATGTACCGGATGTTTAACATGGGTGGGAAATTCATCACCGAGGTCAAACTCCACATCCGGATCCCATACTGCGATATCAGCATGGTTCCCGACTGCAATTGCCCCCTGAAATTTGGAATTCAATTGGTGACGAGACATAAATCGGCTTTGAAATTCTAGTTTTCTTGATGCATATATGAAAATACACGCGTCTGCATGAAAGTTGGCTAAAACAAAGCAATTTTTCCTATGCTGTAAAACCAAACTTCAGATTTGAGCAGGAAAAACTGGTGACAATTTCACCTTCAATTTTTGTCCAGCAAGCCTGGCCGGCCTTTCGCTCCACCATAAGGCTAACTGTTGTAATGTCACTCCATATTTCTTGCCATATGACCATGTCACAGGAAGAACAAACTCCAGATGTCCCCCCCCCCGAAAACAATGTCAGTTAGTTCTGAAACAATGCAACTTTTTACATTTAATGCAAAAATATGCCAACCTGCAAAGATGATATGCCACCCCAAGCCCTCAAAAAGTCTCCGTCGTTGAGAAGCTTAAGTTCTGGCACAGTTGGTGAGTGATCAGAGCTTAGCATGTCAACATGTCCGTCCTGAAACaaaacattgaaaaccaaatcaaaccaatTTGACAGTAGATAGCAACCTTGCTTGCTTAAATTAGAGTAGTTTGGAAAAATCGCTTTGTAAGGGGGCAGGGAAACAGAGCATGATTACATGCCAACAAAGCCTCCCACAGTTTTTCCTTGTTGGCTGCATTGCGGATGGGTGGAGAACACTTGAAACGTGTATCTCCATCGCGAATCTCTTCTGCTGAGAAAGCTAAGTAGTGGGGGCACGTCTCAATAGTTAGACTATCACCACCACTTTTTGCTTCCTGTGATAATGCAGAAAAAGGCAGTTGCATTGCTTAACCTGGACAGAATTTAGAAACTAGATAACCACACTTGTAAAAGACTATACCTTAATAAGATCTAACGAAGAGCGTGCGTCTGACAAGTGAACAATGTGAAGATGAGCTCCTTCTGCCAGGCCACCAATTCTCGTATCCTTTGTCAAGGTCAAGAGATCCCTAATTGCTGCCTCTTCCCTGATTCCGAAACAGAGGAAAAACAGAACAATTTTAGTGAGGGAAACTGCAATATCAAAAAGGATTTGGAATTTGAAATTCAAGCCATTGGAGCGACCGATATCTTACCAAGAAGGTGGCCTGGTCTTGAGATATGTCAAATAACAACGAGGATCGTTACTACCACCTTCAACTCCCAAGTCGCTTTCGAGCTCTTGTGCTTTCTCTGCATGTACAAGTAAAGGCCTTCTGTATTTTGCTAGTACAGCTAGTCCCTCCTAAGGAACAAGTAATTGAAAAGAACGCAGATTTTTTAAAAGACATCAGAACTGCGCAAACAACGTTTCATCTCATGAAGCCAACAGATGCAGCGATACAATAAACAAATAACACGacaattatttgattttaattaaactgcAAGGCAAATTAGATGTTTTATGTGATAGTGGAAGGGATGAGTCTCATGGAACAAACCTTAATGTGACTGGCATTTGTCATAGGAAAGTCGTTAATCCCGGATGGACACATGAAAGACTACAAAAACAGACGTTGAAAAATTCATCAGAAGAGACAATTTGCGGATAGAACACTGTTTCCTAATgcaagaaaacagaaaaactGGTCCACATTCGATCGACACAAACCAATTATCAAACTCAGAAATTTCTTAACACCTAAAGACACAAGAGTCTGAATTAATTGCTAAGACCCTTACTTGTAACACAAGAAATATAATGGAACAGATATCTCTCTACGCACAGATTTCACTACTTGAACATTACCTTTAGACCAAGAACACCGGCATCTAAGAGATCCTCGAGAGCAGATGCGTTGAAAGCATTTTCAGGAACAAGACCTCCCCAAAAACCTGTTCACAATGTACGTAAATTTATACCggttctaaaaaaaattagcatAATTGTATCCCCAACATATAGCTTCAAGTTCTTACCAACATCAACGTAAATTCTGCTCTTCGCTGCCTTAATCTTGAGTTCCAAGGTCTCTCTAGAGACGGTTGATGGCTCACTATTTAGAGGCATGTCAACCAATGTTGTTATCCCGCCTGCAAGAAAAGTAATCCATTATCGATTTCAAACAATCCACGAAAACACAAGAACGGAGCAGAGTTTGCAtaccagcagcagcagctttTGTTCCTGATGGAAATCCTTCCCATTCAGCTCTTCCAGGATCATCGAGATGTGCGTGCCTGAATCAATGCAATCAACGCGTTTAAGCTCCAATCAAAAACCCGATGaagaaagctttcccataactgtaggattacatcaaggctcatccttaaggttggtaatggatgagttaacaggacatattcaagatgatattccttggtgtatgcttttcgcagacgatatagtgttgatagatgaaactcaggaaggggtaaatgcaaagcttaacctttggagagaagtgttggaatctaaaggtcttcgcttaagccgatcaaagacagaatatatggagtgcaagttcagtgcaaatggaggccaaaacgagttaggggtgaggatcggagatcaagaaataccaaagagcgaccgttttcgttacctaggatctatcttgcaaaagaacggagaattagatggagatctcaaccatagaatacaagctggatggatgaagtggaagagtgcatccggcgtgttgtgtgaccgccgtatgccactgaagctcaagggaaaattttataggacggcaataaggccggcgatgctgtatggcacagaatgttgggcggtgaaacatcaacacgtacacaaaatgggtgtagcggagatgaggatgcttcgttggatgtgtgggcacacgagaaaggataagattaggaatgaggatatccggggtaaagtaggagtagccgaaattgaaggaaagatgagagaaaatcggttacggtggtttggacatgtgcaaagaaggcctactgacgctccgattagaagatgcgactatgggacagaggttcagggccgaaggggtagaggaagacctaggaaaactttggaagagactctaagaaaagacttagagtacttggatctaacgaaggacatgacacaggatcgagcacaatggcgttctaagattcatatagccgatcccactcagtgacttggattttccaagtctccaaccgagaagttttcctcactcgggaaattaagggaacactaccccaacctacatgctccactcagaaagcttcaccatacaagtttcaacaaaagaaaattcaaagaacttagcgaagaaggctttggtgtatttaacacaatacgttgaaatgaaggaaagcttatttattgatatccccgataagctacaaatatgtacatatacatgagtcaaaataaacacacaagagggagccttcacaaaggttgcttaggagaagtctcagcagtcggtagagccccagaaagagaaggcaccggagggggatcatttggagcctcagtactggacagaaccctagaaggaggaggcatcagaggttgatcattcggagcttcattacgcggtacagctccagaagacgaaggcaataaatgcctttggaacaaacccacaaatctctgatgatcaagtaaaacctgaccatcagtttccttcatctggtcaagcttcctcttcatgtttgtagcatagtcatgtgcgagccggtgcaactgtttattctcatgcttgagccctctaatctcctgtttgagactcatcacttcagccgccaatgattcaacttggcgggttcgagcaaataggcgttgggccatattagacacagaacctgcacactgaacactgagagccagggaatccttaacagctaactcatcagaccgtttagaaagtagtctgttatctttaggagtgagaaggttcctggccaccaccgcagcggtcatatcattcttcatcacggaatccccaacggtaagaggaccagtaggggagacgaaggatgggcgccatatgttgtctggagaaggcggggctgtctcttcaacaaggttcaagtcaaaacgacggtcggaggggccagacattttcaaaggtgttgaagagagaagaggtcggacaaatcaagatcttagaagtgcaagaatgaagcttctactggtggagattcaagtgtgctttggaacttaatgccagcccctataaaaatctgcactcgacggagcttcagaaatcgaagaggcgcctgctcagaaatcgaagaggcgtttgctttctcaaaagctgggctgcttagagatcacgagggttgatctcagaaatcgaagaggcgtttgctttctcaaaagttgggctgctcaaagaccacgaaggccgatctcagaaatcgaagaggcgctcgctttctcaaaagctgggctccccagagaccacgagggccgatctcagaaatcgaagaggcacctacttttccagccttgtcagcacctgtcacacgcacactcagctttgcggaaattatgggcattctgtagaagacttctggggaagtagaaaacacatgaatcttactgttcaatcacccacttcccacacgcaacaatagctcatgggtaccacagataactttgccaaagttctctgccaaagttgagcacgtgaagcttgcagctcccactacatcgctctgaccaagaagggtaaaagaatagcaaagaaacagcactaacaaagtttagacccataaattttgaaggtctagctaccatattattacccacaagggtaaaggaacagtaccactgctggataattggaaagtccctgtgtgtcaacctctgtgcttcgtggcaaggtagactagcaaacatgcccaacctttactcacattcgagaaaacactcccaataagattgcttgctccaaaatcgaagaggcaccgtcctccgaatctcgagagccagactcccaacatgactactttcttaaaaatcgaagagagggtaaaggaacagtaccattgctggataattggaaagtccctgtgtgtcaacctctgtgcttcgtggcaaggtagactagcaaacatgcccaacctttactcacattcgagaaaacactcccaacaagattgcttgctccaaaatcgaagaggcaccgccctccgaatctcgagagccagactcccaacatgattactttctcaaaaattgaagagacactgctcccctaatcttcgagagccagacccccagcatgattgctttctcaaaaatcgatgaggcatcgttctccgaatcaatcgaagaggcgctcgctttctcaaaagttgggctgctcagagaccacgagggccgatctcagaaatcgaagaggcacctacttttctagccttgtcagcacctgtcacacgcacactcagctttgcagaaattatgggcattctgtcgaagacttctggtgaagtagaaagcacatgaatcttactgttcaatcacccacttcccacacgcaacaatagctcatgggtaccacagataactttgccaaagttctctgccaaagttgagcacgtgaagcttgcagctcccactacatcgctctgaccaagaaaggtaaaagaatagcaaagaaacagcactagcaaagtttagacacataaattttgaaggtctagctaccatattattacccacaagggtaaaggaacagtaccactgctggataattggaaagtccctgtgtgtcaacctctgtgcttcgtggcaaggtagactagcaaacatgcccaacctttactcacattcgagacaacactcccaacaggattgcttgctccaaaatcgaagaggcaccgccctccgaatctcgagagccagactcccaacatgattacttcctcaaaaatcgaagagacactgctctccgaatctcgagagccagacccccagcatgattgctttctcaaaaatcgatgaggcatcgttctccgaatctcgagagccagataccacagaccactttttcaaagtgctctgacagagttaaaacatgtgaaactggcagctcccactaccgtgctatgaccaagcagggtaaaggaatagcattactacttgttgttagggagactcctatatatgtcgacctccatccccaacggacaggcagacctgcaaaaatgctcaacccttcatcatatctgagagggcactcccaacgaagcctttcgaaatattcagctttctttccccccgataatacctctgcaaacaagctatactagagcaagaatatctcatatcatcagggttaaaagcaagagtatcccatatcatgctttttccctgtcttttcctttggtcttgtttttacctgcaagacaaggagaaagagagcaatcagtcagcacttggaatcaagcttccagccaggaactgactgcctggaaccccttacctgattacttacctggcattgctctcgagtactcatcttcaacatcttatgtttccagggaagattccgcatctgcttgaggaacagatagggcaagtgcgaaggatacaaggaagcatgtggagacaagcgtaacagcacacgtgccgatacatccattactctatcaaaagcaaaagtatcccatatcagcagggtggaacgtactctagatttgatggacttgttttgaccctcaaattcttcagtcggccttatactttggaggaaaccagaaaaccctccagctcagttcaagaataagcctgtggaaagttacttcttcaaaagcaaaagtatctcatatcatctcttctcatttttcttctctttatccttcatgctgctgcaagatggggagaaggtgaacaatcagtcggagctctgattgcttaccttgtctgtcacctctttcagcagaccccctagctcggcgacttaggggactcctactacatggtttgtatcgcgcttgaccaagcctgaaactacaagtaagcttcaagtgaaattgatacattaccttgtgcatctccaccagttaaagataccacccctggatggaggaagagtacttccagagaagatgccacatctacttatgccacatctacttatgagacagataaggcaagtcaagacgacaccacactccgatatttagaagtttcgtgattacgagatcattctcccacaatatttccgaatgtcatttgtactaaatcattcacttgtactcactaaaggagagcttgaacctatgtacttgtgtaaacccttcacaattaatgagaactcttctattccgtggacgtagccaatctgggtgaaccacgtacatcttgtgtttgctttcatatctctatccatttatatacttatccacactaatgaccggagcaatctagcgaagatcacaaaaagcgaccgttttcgctacctaggatctatcttgcaagagaacggagaattagatagagatctcaaccatagaatacgagctggatggatgaagtgtaagagtgcatccggcgtgttgtgtgaccgtcgttggccactgaagctcaaggaaaaattttataggacggcaataaggccagcgatgttgtatggcacagaatgttgggcggtgaagcatcaacacgtacacaaaataggtgtagcggagatgaggatgcttcgtgggatgtgtgggcacacgagaaaggataagattgggaatgaggatatccgaggtaaagtaggagtagccgaaattgtaggaaagatgagagaaaatcagctccggtgatttggacatgtgcaaagaaggccgactgacgctccggttcgaagatgtgactacaggacagaggttcagggccgaaggggtagaggaagacctaggaaaactttggaagagactctaagaaaagacttagagtacttggatctaaaaaatagccgaccccacttagtgggaaaaggctttgttgttgttgtataactTACACATCAATCAAGCCAGGCATGACAACAGCCTCTCCATAATCCATCACATTCTCCAGCCTGATTTTCCCATGCTTTTCCTCTTCTTTAACAATGGAGGCAATCTTCCCATCCATTATCTCAACTGTTCATTCACACATTTCATAAACGAAAACTAAATTATAATTTGGTGTCATATTGCGTGCTCGCCTCCTTCCACACGAGTTGAATTCCCTTCCCCGTAAATTAGTatagtttagaatatcgtcTTACCTGCTCCGGAAATGACCCCTTGAGGTGTCACAATGCGCTTGCTGGCGATCCAATAATGTTGGAAAGGAAGCAGGCTGCAACTATTCTGATATTGCTGTAAAATAGAAAGATCGATCGAACTCCATTAGAATGGCATTTAACTTCTCACTCTATTACGGCACTAAAAGTTCAATGCATAACCAAAGATGAAATATTTTGTGTCACGCGACTCAAAAACGAGCTCGTTtctaagtgcttttaaaatggttagaacccaaaaatattttatctaaaaaccctttcaatcattttaaaaaacaattaaaaacgaGTCCGTATACATACTTGATACTGTTCAACTAATTTTACATCACGAACATGATAATTTTTCTCATTTATACGATGAACAGTATGACATGAACATAACATAAATataagagctcgtttggatgtgtttttgaaatgactaaaaacgtttttagtgaaaatgtttttagaaccaatcatTAATAAAGATGCAAGTAAATGATGTAAGATATATATCATCTTATTCGATGCCACAAGGTTGCAAAAACCATATAaatcataaattaaaaaaattagtttagatCGATAAATAATATCAattcaacaaaataataaacattaaaacaaagtaTCTACATAAAATAGTGTTTGGTTGGCGAGAAAATgcagagaaaaggaagaaaatttaATCTAATTCGAACTTTTCCAGTATTAACAGAAAACCAATAACTTAATAAGATTTTTACATCATTAGaatcggtaaaaaaaaaatacataaatacaACCCAACGaaataaacaaatgaaaaatgggaaaaaaaatCGAATTAAACTGCATGAAAAAAGAGGTTAATTTTGTCATCAGACCTGGGAGGGATACTGGAAATAGAAAAATACTATGAAAGAAGCGATTAATGTCAGCAGCGGCAGAATCCTCCATTGCACCGCCTTCATTTTTATCTCTCACTCCACTGATTCTGACTGCaaaacacactctctctctctcctttctctgttctttttctttctcttcgcTCTATTTATGCAGTTTAATGGACCAATGGGAGCTCTTGGTTTTAGTTAGACGGTGATGGGCGTCCACGTGTATAATCTGTATTCCTTcgcaattaaaaatttctcatttgGACTGTCCGTGTGCtgatagagatttttcaatgtgaccggtaCACGAGTGATACATCACATGTCGTTAAACAAATTGTGGGATATACGTGcaaaaatgttaataacttaaaaaataaaatttcatactATTCGTATTAAAACACGTAATGTACTACTTGTGTTTCcgttataactaaaaatttgCTTGGTGATGTTATCGATTCCCTGTAAGGTTCAAGAACCCGGGAGAGATTCCAGAATCTTTGATTCCTTCCCAACAAGTGGGCTTTGTCGTAGCATGCGTTGGGTACCCGTatccttttgattttttttttaatgaggataaataATGAAAAGATACGGTTATTCATTTTTCTCggaagtttttaattaattccgTCAATTTTCTCTCCTACCGTAGAGATTCTcttgaaaacaaaactaatctGGTCAATTTAGTTAGACGTAGTTATATCATTTCGGTCATTATCGTTTAAGTTAAATATTAATAAGAGAAATGCAAAGTAggctttttaaaaaataaatctctTTACAAACCCTTATCACTTTATGCTtttttacataatattttatagtatttacacaaaaattaatttttaactgCCCCAAGTGGCAGAGAGTTCAGCCTCACTTTTAAAGAGTTTTCTTACTATTTCTGTATTAATAATGTTTGTTGATGGCATATACAAAGTATTATACATTATAGTAAGGGAGTTTTAACTAAATAttcacagtactgttcactcttaacgaaaatgatatttttactctaaaaagtcactcatagtactattcacttacaacacatttttgtcattttgattaaaactcaaagttttcaagccattttcattagtttttctttatagTTAACGTCAAATTAGTTTAATCAGACAAATGAGATAAAAGTTGTTAATTAACCGATTAATAAATAAGTATTATATCTTTATCTTCATTTTCATCCACATAAATATACActattctttctctctttttctcactTCATGATAATTGCGTTCTGACTTCATGATATTTTGTAATACGTGACATTTCACTGAAATATAAATAAGTtaaggtttgtttggaattacttttaaaatgattgaaaacgctTCAAAAATATACTTTTGGGTTCTAcaagcacttgaagtgttttCTTTGCAAGAACTAGTGAAATGCTTTTTATAGAAAGCATTTTAAGCGTTTTTCCAATatttacttacatttttactaaaatttattttaaaagtatttacaCCATAAACGTTTTGaaccattttaaaagtatttttagaCAAATTCTTAGTATTCGTGAGGCATTGTTAGTTAACTTTGTGTTAAAATAGAATGGAATCGTCTTTTAAGATTAGTAGTAAAATGTGGCTTTCGATCTAATTGTGGCATTTTTGGTTCTTACACAAGTTCCATTTGGATTGCGATTGTTTGAGCTTTTTGTGTGCAATGGCATTTGTGATATTGACTAATATATGAACATTTTCACATATAAAGAAGTACATATTGACACGCACAAACCAAATACAACTAAGATTTCATTATGTATTGGAAGAAATCCTAAAAAGAAATGATACGG
Encoded proteins:
- the LOC126587206 gene encoding uncharacterized protein LOC126587206 — its product is MAPPSLLLGPPELKNSPKSDSSYPVDADYYGEATTVRPPMGFTENGAPTFVSSGNPCLDLFFHVVPDTPASYLNQQLPLAWSHDALTTLKLICNLRGVRGTGKSDKQNFYTAAIWLHNHHPKTLACNLFSFAEFGYFKDLPEILYRLLEGLNVRAIQKSQWSERKSSVVGVLSRGRFKRTKTEKPKEPRVPKVKKLTGAERARLEKENVRASRKEKFLAMAKKAVERYQRDPDYQFLHERVSDLFAECLKSDIEHLNSDKQPKKISLAAKWCPSIDSSFDQATLICECIAKKVFPRESYIEYQELEEEHYAYRVRDRLRKEVLVPLRKALELPEVYMSATQWGLIPYNRVASVAMKLYKDKFLKHDHERFGKYLADVKAGKSTIAAGALLPYEIIASLNIDSYMVYRYMDSDDEDRVQDDGGCQVAELQWKRMVDDLLKQGKLRNSLAVCDVSGSMNGDPMDVSVALGLLLSELSADPWKGKVITFSASPKLHLIEGDDLRAKCAFMRDMDWGDNTNFQKVFDLLLEVAVKGNLKPEDMIKRVFVFSDMEFDESSATGNDWETDYEAIKRKFEERGYGNAVPQIVFWNLRHSEATPAPSNQPGVAFLSGFSKNLIKMFMDNDGEIRPDRIMEAAISGEEYQRLVLVD